Part of the Pieris napi chromosome 23, ilPieNapi1.2, whole genome shotgun sequence genome is shown below.
TTCTATGCAATTgacgtattaataataaataaatacaatttcataattattatacattgtgTTTGAGGCGTACGCCCCGAACGGGCCAAAGCTCACCCCTCTCGAAGGAGTGTGCGACAAGTACCACGGTTGAACCGATTAGTTCAGTTTCGAATGCGAATACAAGAGATAAAGTGCGAATATAGTAAAGACAAGTGATAAAGTAATGTGAAGTGCgtgtaattaaagtaattagtgttaatttaattgaaaataaacttaGAAAATAAGCTCGTAACAATTGTACATTGTACGTCTCGATGGTAGGTATTCTTTTGATCATATCGAACTAGCACGCCACTGCAATGCGCGAGCGCGGTGTTGCCGTTTTTCACTGATGTCTAGTATGAATGAATTTGcaaagatgttaaatttattgactcatttaatcttaatttgtttgtatggAAAAATGGGTTTCTTAATTATTACGTTTTCCATGTACTTTAACGTGAATATGCATATTGGCTCTGATATCCatgaaatagaaaaataaatgtgataACGTTTACAACACGTTGTATAGTAAGTTAGGGAAATTGACCCCCCGTGTAAcgcaccgtaacgtttttctgtacccaagtatagtaaaacctttcgtgaccacctactgactctttataccttaaagttaccattatgtggtgtaaagtactggaaagtcaaaaataatattaataataacgcgtaattccattaaaaactatccccgccccgcatcgtaacgctTTACAAAAGGACACCCATTATCCGAtcactttttaggtctgagaCATGCCagattcctcacgatgttttcgttTAACGTACTAGCGATTAAATTGCGTGCACAGAAGTTCCATTGGTTTGGTACTAATCGGTGAtagaatctacgacctcagggataagagtcgcacgcttaagcTACTAAGGTCAACACTCACAAAGGCAAAAGCTAAATGCTAATATTCTAAATTTCAATggatttctttattaaataaaacaacatagGTGTGTGTACATActtatatagttattattgGTAAAATGTGCTACACAATTGCAATAAGATAGTAGGAATAATGATTAAGTAAGTTTGATATACCCATAATTAGATGCACTTAATACTAAACccacaaaacatttaaatgtataattaaagaataatatatattgaaaaaaaaaattgcacatTGGAAAGAGTATGCAATATTTACTAGTATAACCAATCCATTACAGCaccacattttattaaaaatattgaataagcatcattaaaacattaacaaatctatgaaataatttacttaaatggAAATCCAAAAGGAAACCAATAATGATAACAAATATACCCAAACTAAGCcttattttgatatttgacATATCTAGCAATAACACAGACTCATTTTAGATGACTTTATGATAACATTGTAAATATAGAGAGTAAACATcaatttatcaatataaaatacatttccaATAAAGTCTACTTAACATTTTCAATatactagtatttttaaatcaatataatttaatttctatacatataaatttttaataaaacaacatcataatatgtaaattttaaatgctcattacatatgtaattaaaaatttgcgctCAGTATGTACgttgataatatatatttttttcaatttaatgttttattaattattttaaaatgtagacTTATATGATAACAATATAGTTCTATATAAAGATTTGGCAgtatacattaataaaaaaattagaaatactttttcagtcataaaaacatttaaaaatctttcagATCCAagtttaaaactatatttattcatttcaaatAACTATTCAGTATAGAGATTAAAAATAGAGTACAAATAAtgtgccattatttttttacagtattttttttttatataccgTTAAACGGGGTGAATAGAACTCACGGGGGGGAATAGAGAAAAAACTTGGCATAATTTTAAAccttaatttatataactgAGTGATACCAGTAAACAAAACCGTATCTTTAGTCATTTGGTAGTTTTATTTTCCTTGGTCtggcaacattttatttatggcaACTTCGCTAAAAACGTCAAAACTAAATTTCAAAGTTGACCAAAAAAAAGTCGTTAAAGTGCATGTGAGTTTGAACTTTCGTAATTTAGAGAATTTTGGCGATAGAAGTCAACAAATATCTTCTAATtacaatcataaatatattgtgcTGTAATTGTTGAGGTAagaatatacattattataattaattagacttattttgtaagtactttaattttttgaggTCAAAAAACACGCGAAGGGGGTGAATAGACACACCTGAGGGTTTAATGAGCACGCGAATATGGTTAATAGATGCAGCAAAGGGATGAATAGTTACGAAAGAAGGGTGATTAGATATGATAAAATCAGGGCTGCCAAAAAGGATAGAGGACTATTTGGTAATGTTTATCTCCGGTTCAACTTCCACTTTTAGTTTCATACTTGaagcttttaattttgtttaaatttggaattttgAGGTTCTTAATAAGTGTACTTGAGATACAATCAATTACGCCCGCCGGTTATAGCAAGTCTTATTATTAGGGGTAAACAGAGGAAGATTGGCCCAGAAACAagcaaaaattgtattatggTATTAGTAAACAGTGAATAGCGCCTTCTCATGAAGCCTCATTCATTAAGTAcctaaaatgaaataataaggTACATCTTTGGTTTTGTTAATTTcatcattgttttatttctcaGGTACAAAGATGCCTCGTAACTATAAGCCCGATCCACGGGGTAagcaatattgaaaatatgacCAGGAGACAATTCAACAAGCTTTGGAAGAGTTTGATACTACACCAAACTGCTCATTAGCCTCTAtcgcaaataaatataatattaacaaatcgGTGCTATACCGACACAGtagaaaaattatgaaaacacAAGGTGGTCAAAATGCCTTAGATGACGACACAGAACGCCACATCgtcaattatataaatatttgcgGCAATTGGGGTTATCCTTTAGACACTTACGATTTAAGAGttctaattaaaatgtatttggaTAATTTAGGCATCACACACAGgcgctttaaaaataatatgcctGAACCCGATTATGCCgcaagatttttaaaaaggcATAAAGATACCATTTCTTTGAGAATctgtcaaaatataaaaaagtcgAGGGCTCAAGTTTCATCCGAAACAATTAAAGAATACTTTGACGAATTAGAGATATCCCTTAAAGAAATAGATCCAAAAAATACGACGAAACGAACCTCAATGATGACCCCGGACGTAAAAAGGTTATAGTGAAAAGGGGAACTAAGTACCCTGAAAGAGTCCTTAATCAATCTAAATCATCAATATCTATAATGATGGCTGGTACTGCTGCAGGAGAGCTTCTGCCTCcatatgtaatttataaagctaacaatatttatgataattGGACTACCGGTGGACCTAACGGCACACGTTACAATAGAACGGCATCTGGTTGGATTGATGCCAACACTTTTGATGATTACATAAAATCCATTGTAATTCcgtgttttaaaaacaaaacaggaAAAAAATTCTGATTGGTGACAATTTGTCATCACACTTATCTATCGAAGTAATTAGAATATGTGAACAAcacaatatttcatttatatttctgcCAGCAAATTCTACCCATTTAACGCAGCCTATAGACATCGCTTTCTTTAGGCCCATGAAAATGGCTTGGAGAAACATTTTACTTAAATGGAAAAAAACAGATGGCAGAACCCAAGCTTCAGTACCGAAAGGATGCTTCCCAAGACTATTAAAAGTCCTTATAAATGAATTGTCCGACAATGTTGAGACGAACCTTAAGGCTGCCAGTCCACCAGAGCGGAGCGAGGCAGCGGAGCCGAGAAACGGAGAAATATTAACCAATAGGATTGCACAAAATCTCCGCTCCTCTTAAGTGAACAGGGACTTGCGAGCtagtttaaaatttcatataaaaccgGTATGCGGAGCGGGGAAACGGAGCGGGGAAACGTGCGGGGATGCGGAGCGGGGAAGCGAGTGCGGGCGCGGGCGCACTTTGCGCCGGCAGTGTGCCGCCGTATTCCGACCAGTGCGTATGTGACCGAAGATAATGGATGAAAAACTTATTGAAAGTGTGAAAAAGTTTCCGTGCATTTGGAACACATCTTCAGAATTTTACAAATGCAACGAAACAAAAGATGCTGCGTGGGACCAAATTATCATTGAAACAAACATATCGGAtggtaaataatatgtatcttTATTCTATAATACCTTCTAGTAGGTACATAttgatatctttttttttatttaacaaaatagcctatataatgtaatagcctaaatagttaaataatgtCCGCAGCTGGCCAAATTATCTATATCTGTCTCACATCACTGACTATTATAGATTCTTTTCAAAATTCGAGTATCTTGCCATGGTACCTTCCCCTgattattaaagtatgaacaATACATTTCACGAACTTGATAACCATCGTTACTAGAATGTTGTGTTTCTATAATATCACCAACTGATAATAATGATTGCTCCatgttattttcaatattgtttatataattaggttgtctttgaattaaataattgtgcaAAACACATGTTGcttttattaccttgtcaaCTGTTTCTATTTTGCATTCAAAATCTTTATGATACACGTACCACTTTCTCGTCAATACACCGAAAGTTGCCTCAACAATACGACGTGCTCTTGATAAtcggtaattaaaaatttttttttctgcgtTAAGTCCATCACGTGGGTAAGGCCTCATAAAATTTTCCATTAATGGAAAAGCTTCGTCTCCTATAAATACGAACGGCATTTTTGCTCCACCTTGATAAAATGGTACCGGCTGAGGTAAATTCAATCTCTTTTCTTTTAGACTCTTTCCGAAAATGCTGTTATCAAAAATTCCTGCATCAGAAAATCTTCCCATAGATCCCACATCAGCCATTATGATTTTCCTTTTGGCATCAGCTAAACACATCAATACTACAGAAAATCTCTTTTTGTAGTTGAAAAACGAGGACCCGGTTTTCGAGGGAGCCTTGATATATACGTGCTTGCCATCAAGAGCacctatacaatttttaaattgccaTAGTTCATCAAAATCTTTTGCGATTTCTTTCCAGTCGTTTTCTGTTGGTTGTGACATGACAAGAGGTTGCAATATATTCCATAAAGCATCACAAACCTCCTCAACAATTCTTGATACACTTTTCAATCCAATTCTAAAATTCTCTCCCATCGTTGTAAATGACTGGCCGGTTGCTaaatacctaaaaaaaaacgtatttaATTGTACTTCGCGTAAgtgatgtaatatttttgtcataaatagaccatgtaatacatttttgtgtttgttgatTGTTTCAGTTACAACTGCCAAGTCGCGATGGAAACAACTGAGAGATAACCATCGGGATGCcttaaaaagacaaaatgcaaCAAGGAGTGGACAGGCTAGAAAACAACGAAAAGAatggaaatatcaaaaagccATGTCATTTTTATTGCCTTACATGAGTAACAGAGACCGGTCAACAAATTTTACGCCCCTGGACCACTCAGTAAGCGAAACTTCAAATCCGCCAAATACCATTGAAGAGAGTTCACGGGAATCATGCAATTTTTTGCcatcaaattcaaataatctTCCTTCTGCCGATGATCCTAAGAATCCAACAGCTTCGGAATCTCTTCCATCAACAtccaaaaaaagaaagaacgATGAAATtctagattatttaaaaaaaaatcaagaacGCCGCGAAGTGTTGGAACGAGAACGGATAGAACTTAAAAACATGATGTCAGCCAGTGATAAATACGATGAAAtagacttattttttttaaatttggctGCATCGACAAAAAAGCTGCCGTATTattttcaacttcaaattaaaaaaacctgcTTTAATGCGGTAATGTCAGCTGAAGAAAGTAATCTTCAACATAGTTGGTATTCTCCGAATAATTATGGTTATTCTACAGGCTCAACACCTACATCAGATAACATCAACACTAGTATCGATACTCCTAGTGCTTCAGATAATATCAACACTAGTATCAATATTCCTAGTGCTTCAGATAATATCGACACTAGTCTTAATATTCCTAGTGCTTCAGATAATACCAACACTAGTGTCAATATTCCTAGTGCTTCAGATAATATTAACACTAGTATCATTAATCCTAGCGCTTTACAAATTCCAACAACCC
Proteins encoded:
- the LOC125061555 gene encoding uncharacterized protein LOC125061555, whose product is MDEKLIESVKKFPCIWNTSSEFYKCNETKDAAWDQIIIETNISDVTTAKSRWKQLRDNHRDALKRQNATRSGQARKQRKEWKYQKAMSFLLPYMSNRDRSTNFTPLDHSVSETSNPPNTIEESSRESCNFLPSNSNNLPSADDPKNPTASESLPSTSKKRKNDEILDYLKKNQERREVLERERIELKNMMSASDKYDEIDLFFLNLAASTKKLPYYFQLQIKKTCFNAVMSAEESNLQHSWYSPNNYGYSTGSTPTSDNINTSIDTPSASDNINTSINIPSASEIPTTQDIETSAAEPTEPNENAVNFVTDYDF